The Theileria orientalis strain Shintoku DNA, chromosome 3, complete genome genome window below encodes:
- a CDS encoding uncharacterized protein (transcription elongation factor S-II, central region domain containing protein), with product MRTRGLKIEFTDDGVITYPKYSDYSEYEKVKLRKVYGSKIQEALLKSFLELKPDLDSNGSKYSRLNPDFIAKLTHMDDEKSKAYVRNISDKICDLCYDEYSGNSRTLKRKIFEICSNIKRESNSELREKILLKRMSILELIRADTLELAPEDVREQRKKEIEHHYIRNVILKANVGNDDDEQPPRAEEASTRVNLPTGEASRNQNTIDNLRKFFTTSGSATSSTATSATTAVTSTAVIGGTGTVRRIKRLKTNRNTDTDEDPTDKSDTDADKASVADMFGTTDITVTVGVANITSTAPDNSNSSSSGPSTSSSSGPSTSSGSKTIIGSNIRKTKVLNDGEDLEESERSASGLPIPPYCKHYKFEAVSTRILKRIQSLPTYMVKPFMDPYNAGTKRLQMLLQRSSILLRNLSTNQSI from the coding sequence ATGAGGACTAGGGGATTGAAAATAGAATTTACTGATGATGGAGTTATCACTTATCCGAAGTATTCAGACTATAGTGAGTATGAAAAGGTTAAACTTCGGAAAGTGTACGGATCCAAGATACAGGAGGCTCTGTTAAAGTCGTTTTTAGAGCTCAAGCCTGATTTGGACTCTAACGGGAGCAAATATAGCAGATTAAACCCTGATTTTATCGCAAAATTGACCCATATGGATGACGAGAAATCCAAGGCCTATGTAAGGAATATAAGTGACAAAATATGCGATTTGTGCTACGACGAGTACTCGGGAAATAGTAGAACTCTTAAGAGGAAGATATTTGAAATATGCTCAAATATAAAGAGGGAAAGCAACTCGGAGTTACGGGAGAAGATTTTACTCAAGAGGATGTCGATTTTGGAGCTGATTAGGGCTGACACTCTCGAGCTCGCACCCGAGGACGTCAGAGAacagaggaagaaggaaatAGAACACCACTATATTAGGAACGTTATTCTGAAAGCCAACGTTGGCAACGACGACGATGAGCAGCCCCCAAGGGCCGAGGAGGCCTCAACCAGGGTCAACTTGCCCACGGGCGAGGCCTCAAGGAACCAAAACACAATCGATAACTTAAGAAAGTTTTTCACAACCTCCGGATCTGCCACTAGCTCCACCGCTACTAGCGCTACCACCGCTGTTACAAGTACGGCTGTCATTGGAGGTACTGGCACTGTTCGCAGAATTAAGAGGCTTAAGACCAATCGCAACACTGACACTGACGAAGATCCCACTGACAAAAGTGATACTGATGCCGATAAAGCCAGTGTCGCTGATATGTTTGGCACCACCGATATTACTGTCACTGTTGGTGTTGCCAATATTACCAGTACTGCTCCTGATAATTCAAATAGCAGTAGCAGTGGGcccagcaccagcagtagcagtgggcccagcaccagcagtgGCAGTAAAACGATTATTGGTAGCAATATCAGGAAGACCAAGGTGCTTAACGACGGTGAAGACTTGGAAGAAAGTGAGCGCTCTGCCTCAGGCCTGCCCATTCCTCCGTACTGCAAGCATTACAAATTTGAAGCAGTGAGCACCAGGATCTTAAAACGAATTCAAAGTCTACCGACCTACATGGTTAAGCCTTTTATGGACCCCTACAACGCGGGAACGAAGAGGCTGCAGATGCTCCTGCAAAGGTCATCCATATTACTTAGGAATCTCTCAACAAACCaatcaatttaa